Below is a window of Geomonas oryzisoli DNA.
GACACTGCCCCGGTAGCGGAAGGGCGCCGGGGTGAGCGTGCCGTTCAACTTGAGGGCCGCGCCCTTGCCGTAGGTGGCGGCGAAGCGTAAGGGGGCCGGGGCGGATTTCGGGCCCTGCAGGTTGGAGAGGGTCAGGTTGGTGTTGCGCAGGGTGAAGCGTGGCGGCTCCTCGAAGGTCTTGTCGGTGAACGCGAAGTTCAGCTTCTCCAGCTGGATCTGCTTCACGAGGTACGAAATCTCCTTGCGTGGGGACGCCGCTGCGCGGGGCGATGTGCCCCTGCGCGGTGAACCTGCTGCCGCAGTGGAAGGCTTGCCGGGGAGAGGGCGGGCTTGTGCGGACGCCGGTGCTCCCTTCTGAGCGGCGAACAGCGAAAGGAGCGACAACGTGCCGTCGGCCTCCTTGGACAACGACATGCTCCCCTGGGACAGACGGATGCCGCCGATCTCCAGGCGGTTATCGCTTGAGCGGAAGGCGGCGTCCTTTACCTGGAAGGAGGCGAGGTCGAATCCCTCCTTCTTGCCGTAGCGGGCGGCAAGGCCTGCGACGGAGAGGTTCCCCTTCCGGACGGTCAGGCCGACGGGGTCACTGTAGCCGATCTCGGTGCTAAGCCCCAGGGTCCCCTGCACCGGCGCCGTCAGGTAGCGGTCCAGGTAAGGCCAGGCGCGCTGGAGCTTCACCCCGGCAAGTTCGATGGTCGAGGTGACGCTAAGCGGTGCGGTGGCGAACTTTCCTTCCGTTTTCAGCGTTGCCCCGTCGTCCGGTTTCAGCGCAAGCCGGTAGCTCGCCGCAGTTCCCGGCGCGGTGCTGATGTTCCTCGCCGAGAGCTCTATGTCGGAAACGGTGGTCTTGAAGCCCCCCTTGGGCATGTCGTCGCGGAAGTGGATGGTCGCCCTGCTTAAGGAGAAGGAGGGGATGAGGACCGCCGTCTTCTGCCCGGTCTCGGTCGTCTGCTGCGGTTCCTCCTCTTTCTTTTTGGGGGGGATGAGCCGCGAGTACATCCAGTCCCCGCGTTGGCTGCGCTCGACGAAAAGCTCCAGGCCGCTGGCGCTGATGGACTCGAACTGGAAATTTCTTGCCAGCGCCTCCAGGTTGGCCGCCTTCACTTCCAGCGAGGGGAGGCGGAGCAACGGTTTCCCGCCGGGGAGATCCACGGCGACTCCATCGACCCTGGTCAGACCCTTCAGGGCCAGTTCCGGCTTGCGGTCGGCGGAGATGCGGTAGGTGATGTCGAGGTTCACGGTGAGCGTCCCCGCAGTGAGGTCGGCGGGTGGCTTGACCGGGTAATATGCCAGGTATTGCGGCAGACTCAGTTGCTTCAGCCCGACGTGGACCGAGGTTTCCAGCGATTTGCTGAGCGGTTTCAGCTTGCCGGCGAAGCTGAAGGGGGCGCCGTTGACCACCGCTGAAATACGCGGGTCGATGTACTTGTCCGCCAGGTACGGGCTGTTGCTTATGAAGGGGATAGCGATGTCGAGGCTGCGGACGCTGTGTTTCCTCCCCCCGCCGACGATGCGGTCGTCGAAATCCAGGGAGCCGTTTTTGATGCGGACGTTGTTGAGGGAAAAGCGCAGCGGGGAGCCCTTTTTCGTCTCCTTCTCCTTGGGTTGGCGCTCGATGATGTCGCTGAAGTTGAAGCGGTTGGGGGCGGTGCGCACCAGGTTTACGGTCGGCGTGTCGAGGGTGAGCTCCGAGAGGATCAACGTCCTTCTGAAGATCGACGCCGGTGCGAGGCTAGCCTCCAGCGCGCGGAAGGCGATCAGCGGCGGGCCTCCTTTGTCGGCGACGGCAAGATCGCGTACCGCGACGTGCAGTGTGAGCGGGTTCAGACTGACCGAACCGATCCGTGCCGGGCGCCCAGTGGCATCTTCGATCGCCGCTACCGCCTTGTTTTTTAAAATGATAGGCAGTACCGCCGCAATAAAGACAATGAGGGCGGCAAGTACTGCTACTGAAATCACGACGCAGCGTCTGAGCTTTGGCAAGGGAAACCTCGGTGATATGGTTGTCGTTCCTCTTACTATAACTTAACACTTTTATGATAAACCGCACGCTCTATCTGCCCGCGGCTACTGCTGCGCAGGTGACGTCGAGGATACGACAACTTGATGCTGACGCTGATCACCTGTCACAAAATATTATTCAAAAGTTTCTTCCTGCTGTAACAAAACAGCTGGTAATCTTCATCTAGTAAGATAGTATCTTCTTCGACTGTTTGAGAGCTGCACGAGCGTGTACATCTGACCGATTCGAACTGCTTCACAGAGGTAGTAGATGCCTTGGATAATCATTGCCGCAATAGCGACTGCCAGTTCGGTGACGATACTGGCGCTGGTTAATGTCTACCTCTACTCCCGCTACAAAAGACCCTTCCTGAAATTGTGGGCCCTCGCCTGGGGGGTGCACGTCTGCAGGTACCTCTTCCTCGTCCTCTCCATTTTGTGGCCTGCCAGCCTGATCTTCAAGGAAATCAACTACCTTGCCATCATAGCCAGCGCCGTCATCCTGCTGGCCGGTACCAGGAACTTCATCGGCAGCGCCCTCGGGCATGGCTTCACCGGCACGGGCACCGTTTTGGCACTGTGGACCGCCGGCACCGTCGCGGCGGGATTGCCGGCCCTGTACACCATCATCCCCATCTTCGCCTTTCTTGCCTTTACCTACATCCACATCGGAATCCAGGTCCTGAAGCAGGCCGAGCAGGGAGAAACCGCCAGCCGGGTGGTGGGCTGGCTCTTTATCGTGTGGGGGATACACCAGGCGGACTACCCGCTGCTGCGCCCGATCGAGTGGTTCGCCCCCTGGGGCTTTCTCATCGGCAGCGTCCTGGCCACCAGCATCGCGATCGGCATGATCCTCGTCTATTTCGAGAGAATGCATCGGGGGCTGCAGGAAAAGGAGATGCGCCACTTAAACCTGATCGAATCGTCGCAGAACTGGATCTGGGAGGTCGACGCCAACGCCGGCTACACCTTCGCCAGCCCGCAGGTAAAGGATCTGCTTGGCTATGCCCCGGAGGAGGTGGTCGGCAAGACCCCCTTCGACCTCATGCCGGAGGAAGAAGCCACCCGCGTGGCGGCCATCTTCGCCGGGATCAGCTCCAGGCGCGAGTCCTTTCACAGGCTGGAAAACACCAACCGGCACAAGGACGGTCGTCTGGTGGTGCTGGAAACCAGCGGTGTCCCGTACTTCGACGGGTGCGGCAACTTCCTGGGGTACCGGGGCATGGACCAGGACATAACCCAACGCAAACAGGCGGAGATACGCAGAGAGGTGAGCCGGGAGGTGCTGCAGGTCCTGAACGAGCCGGGAGACCTTAAGGCGTCGGTGCAGCGGGTCATCGACCTGCTCAGGGTGAAGCTCGATTTTGCCGCGGTGGGGATCCGCCTGCAGGAGGGGGAGGACTACCCGTACTGGGCTCACAACGGATTTCCGCAGGCGATGCTGGAACAGGAAAACGCGCTGGCGGAGCGTTCGGCGGATGGGGGGCTGTGCCGGGACCAGGACGGCCGGGTGCGCCTGGAATGCACCTGCGGGCTGGTCATCTCCGGGCAGGTTCCCCAGGGGCATCCCAACTTCACTCCGGGGGGGAGCTTCTGGACCAACGACGCGTTCCAGTTCCTCGAGTTGCCCCCCGACCAGGACCCGCGCCACCACCCCCGCAACGTCTGCATGCACCGCAAGTACGCCTCGATGGCG
It encodes the following:
- a CDS encoding DUF748 domain-containing protein; amino-acid sequence: MPKLRRCVVISVAVLAALIVFIAAVLPIILKNKAVAAIEDATGRPARIGSVSLNPLTLHVAVRDLAVADKGGPPLIAFRALEASLAPASIFRRTLILSELTLDTPTVNLVRTAPNRFNFSDIIERQPKEKETKKGSPLRFSLNNVRIKNGSLDFDDRIVGGGRKHSVRSLDIAIPFISNSPYLADKYIDPRISAVVNGAPFSFAGKLKPLSKSLETSVHVGLKQLSLPQYLAYYPVKPPADLTAGTLTVNLDITYRISADRKPELALKGLTRVDGVAVDLPGGKPLLRLPSLEVKAANLEALARNFQFESISASGLELFVERSQRGDWMYSRLIPPKKKEEEPQQTTETGQKTAVLIPSFSLSRATIHFRDDMPKGGFKTTVSDIELSARNISTAPGTAASYRLALKPDDGATLKTEGKFATAPLSVTSTIELAGVKLQRAWPYLDRYLTAPVQGTLGLSTEIGYSDPVGLTVRKGNLSVAGLAARYGKKEGFDLASFQVKDAAFRSSDNRLEIGGIRLSQGSMSLSKEADGTLSLLSLFAAQKGAPASAQARPLPGKPSTAAAGSPRRGTSPRAAASPRKEISYLVKQIQLEKLNFAFTDKTFEEPPRFTLRNTNLTLSNLQGPKSAPAPLRFAATYGKGAALKLNGTLTPAPFRYRGSVAIARLPIADFEPYFPDTFNFSVIGGSLDTTMNLDLALKDGTAKGSFRGNAGVRDFHSIDAVGDQDLLKWESLQFDEFQGNFAPFALEIREVALNDVYSRIIIRRDGTLNLQDLVKKEPAVPATVPATVPATVPAAAPAEMKPAPAAAAAAPAQAPAAQRQVSVGSVTIQNGTLAFTDNHLPQTFNSTFYNLGGRVSGLTSEESKFADVDLRGNLENHSPMQITGRLNPLRDDLFVDLKVSFRDIELSPVTPYSGTYLGYAIDKGKLYLDLKYLIERKQLTSENKVFIDQFTFGKKVESSQATSLPVRLAVALLKDRNGEIHLDLPVTGRTDDPQFSIWGLIGQVLKNLLVKAATSPFALLSSLGGSGQDFSVINFQPGSSELPGDEEKKLTQLAKVVADRPGLKLEIKGFVDKGKDPEGYRQELLSRKVKNEKFLHLVKEQQTREGDSSDNVQLSPEEYSKYLKAVYKKEKFPKPRNALGMVKDLPDNEMKKLIIANTVVGESELQSLARERSATVIKYLVAKGGLPPEKLFQASDNIYKAPEKESANRSRVEFNAIAR
- a CDS encoding PAS domain S-box protein; translated protein: MPWIIIAAIATASSVTILALVNVYLYSRYKRPFLKLWALAWGVHVCRYLFLVLSILWPASLIFKEINYLAIIASAVILLAGTRNFIGSALGHGFTGTGTVLALWTAGTVAAGLPALYTIIPIFAFLAFTYIHIGIQVLKQAEQGETASRVVGWLFIVWGIHQADYPLLRPIEWFAPWGFLIGSVLATSIAIGMILVYFERMHRGLQEKEMRHLNLIESSQNWIWEVDANAGYTFASPQVKDLLGYAPEEVVGKTPFDLMPEEEATRVAAIFAGISSRRESFHRLENTNRHKDGRLVVLETSGVPYFDGCGNFLGYRGMDQDITQRKQAEIRREVSREVLQVLNEPGDLKASVQRVIDLLRVKLDFAAVGIRLQEGEDYPYWAHNGFPQAMLEQENALAERSADGGLCRDQDGRVRLECTCGLVISGQVPQGHPNFTPGGSFWTNDAFQFLELPPDQDPRHHPRNVCMHRKYASMALVPIRYKDKIVGLIQCNDHRKDRYTPESLQHLEGIAAYVGAALMRKWSEEERVTLETQLQQAQRMESIGRLAGGVAHDFNNMLGVIIGHAGLGLMDASPGQPIHVHLQEIYKAAERSADLTRQLLAFARRQAIEPQVLDLNETIAGMLKMLQRLIGEEIHLCWQPGGEMWPVKMDRSQIDQIMANLCVNARDAIVNVGNLTIKTGIVSVDDAYRLHHPEAAHGEYAWISVSDDGEGMDRETLSHIFEPFFTTKGVGAGTGLGLATIYGIVTQNKGFITVASEPGRGATFTIHIPRHLGADEKGGRQEDVRELPRGRETILLVEDEPAILQMTTMLLESLGYVVVTAGSPSEAIRMAEKRTGSIDLLMTDVVMPEMNGRDLAGVLSAGHPRLKCLFMSGYTADIIAHRGVIYEGVYFIQKPFSLPVLAAKLREVLEQV